The Stomoxys calcitrans chromosome 3, idStoCalc2.1, whole genome shotgun sequence genome includes a region encoding these proteins:
- the LOC131995837 gene encoding uncharacterized protein LOC131995837, whose product MENSSFTKSGIPKCRICKDRHFLKNCPTFQRMTVSERRDVIREKGFCFNCLCTAHKRNWCPSRNKCMVCRLNHHTMVHMDKLDSPKTSHQHRLKSSKKSPDPTERYGSGSRSQNYKERNQTQRRAQSKPSSTFGRPRTHFKERLSNKARAHIFLPTALARVQTSTDPEKARLLLNSGEAQTVILKTLVDRLHLRTTRRDNKEYCTLNLESYYDAQAKIQIVGLVQKSFRTTLPSITDTPKLQSIYNHLTNLADPHFYKPSNVEIILANDNIPKILRAGMIQTSSNMPIAQSTIFGWTISGACQY is encoded by the exons ATGGAAAACAG CTCATTTACCAAATCTGGCATCCCAAAATGTCGCATCTGTAAAGACCGACATTTCTTAAAAAACTGCCCAACTTTCCAAAGAATGACCGTATCAGAACGCAGAGATGTCATACGTGAAAAGGGTTTTTGTTTTAACTGTCTATGTACAGCACACAAACGCAACTGGTGCCCGTCCAGAAATAAATGTATGGTCTGTCGGCTAAACCACCATACCATGGTTCATATGGACAAACTTGATTCCCCTAAAACATCACATCAACACCGTTTAAAATCATCTAAAAAATCTCCAGACCCAACTGAACGATATGGTTCAGGCTCCCGTTCGCAGAATTATAAGGAGAGAAACCAAACGCAGCGACGCGCACAATCTAAACCCAGCTCTACGTTCGGTCGACCTCGAACGCATTTTAAGGAACGGCTGAGCAACAAAGCTCGAGCCCACATATTTTTACCAACGGCTCTTGCCCGGGTCCAGACCTCAACCGATCCAGAAAAGgcgaggctactactgaattCTGGAGAGGCACAGACGGTGATATTAAAGACTTTAGTGGATCGATTACACCTGCGCACTACGCGCAGAGACAATAAGGAATATTGTACGTTAAATCTCGAGTCTTACTATGACGCTCAAGCCAAAATTCAAATAGTTGGTTTAGTACAAAAGAGTTTTCGTACAACTCTACCATCGATAACCGATACGCCAAAACTACAAAGTATCTATAACCACCTCACCAATCTAGCTGACCCTCACTTCTACAAGCCTTCCAATGTGGAAATCATATTGGCCAACGACAATATACCTAAGATTCTGCGAGCAGGAATGATCCAAACCTCCTCTAACATGCCCATTGCGCAGAGTACAATTTTTGGCTGGACTATCTCTGGAGCTTGTCAATATTGA